The following are from one region of the Acidobacteriota bacterium genome:
- a CDS encoding helix-turn-helix domain-containing protein: MKSELEALVEKMIAGGILFEEAVKEFEKQFILRVVSQHGNNLSKAAEELQIHRNTLTKRLQDYEQGKGAKKNGNGKRRQIAPRHKARVQIVLR; the protein is encoded by the coding sequence ATGAAATCGGAACTCGAAGCCCTTGTCGAAAAGATGATTGCTGGTGGTATTTTGTTTGAAGAAGCTGTTAAGGAGTTTGAAAAACAGTTCATCCTGCGTGTGGTCAGCCAGCACGGCAATAATCTCTCCAAAGCCGCCGAGGAGCTTCAAATACATCGCAATACCCTAACCAAACGCCTACAGGATTACGAACAAGGGAAAGGCGCGAAAAAGAATGGCAATGGCAAACGCCGCCAAATTGCCCCTCGTCACAAAGCGCGCGTCCAAATTGTGTTGAGAT
- a CDS encoding phosphoribosylaminoimidazolesuccinocarboxamide synthase, producing MPITELKFLRSGKVRDLYAVDDEHLLLVASDRISAFDCVMPNVIPHKGAVLTQLSRFWFARFADLVTNHLVAARVEDYPAELQTRLSEARKTYLDKRAMLVRKAEVVPFECVVRGYLAGSGWKEYQQTGAVCGHLLPARLTEAAKLPAAIFTPATKAESGHDINVSVAEMAAAVGADLTAQLERLSLQLYCAAAAYAETRGIIICDTKFEFGLRDGAIVLVDEVLTPDSSRFWPLDQYEAGQAQPSFDKQYVRDYLETLDWDKRPPAPALPNEVVQATSNKYLEAYRLLTGSDLIGS from the coding sequence GTGCCCATTACTGAGTTAAAGTTCCTGCGTTCGGGCAAGGTGCGTGACTTGTATGCGGTGGATGACGAGCATTTGTTGCTGGTCGCGTCAGATCGCATTTCGGCGTTTGATTGCGTCATGCCGAATGTGATTCCACACAAAGGCGCAGTGCTGACGCAACTCTCGCGTTTCTGGTTTGCACGCTTTGCCGACTTGGTGACGAATCATCTGGTTGCCGCGCGCGTTGAAGATTACCCAGCAGAATTGCAAACGCGTTTGTCTGAGGCCCGCAAAACATATCTGGACAAGCGCGCGATGCTGGTGCGCAAAGCCGAAGTCGTGCCGTTTGAATGCGTGGTGCGTGGTTATCTGGCCGGGTCGGGCTGGAAAGAGTATCAGCAAACGGGAGCGGTCTGTGGTCACTTATTGCCGGCCAGGCTGACCGAAGCGGCGAAATTGCCGGCGGCGATTTTTACGCCCGCGACCAAGGCGGAATCCGGCCACGACATCAATGTGTCGGTCGCCGAGATGGCCGCCGCCGTTGGTGCGGACTTAACGGCCCAACTCGAACGCCTCAGTTTGCAGCTTTATTGCGCGGCTGCGGCGTATGCCGAAACGCGCGGCATCATCATTTGTGATACGAAATTTGAATTTGGTTTACGTGACGGCGCCATCGTTTTGGTGGATGAAGTGCTGACGCCCGATTCGTCGCGCTTTTGGCCGCTGGATCAATACGAGGCTGGCCAAGCACAGCCTTCATTCGATAAACAATATGTGCGCGATTATTTGGAAACGCTGGACTGGGACAAGCGCCCCCCGGCTCCCGCATTGCCGAATGAGGTCGTGCAAGCTACCAGCAATAAATACTTAGAAGCCTATCGCCTGCTGACTGGTAGCGATTTAATAGGCTCGTAG
- the mqnC gene encoding dehypoxanthine futalosine cyclase, with translation MTTTATITATETQPLTGLLDRIARREALAQDEWLRVINEAATEELRRLADALRRQYHPDNVVTYVVDRNINYSNVCFSVCNFCAFYRKPGDKEGYVLSYEEMYEKVEEMIEIGGSGVLMQGGLNPDLSLDWYKNLLRELKTRYGIHLHCFSPTEIYGMAKTFGMSYAEVIAELKEAGLDSIPGGGGEILVDAIRRKRRTECNAQEWLDAMEAAHQADLATTATMMIGYGETLEQRIQHLEKLFQLQQRSLDAGKTGFVSFIPWTFQPDNTPIGKIIPDRLPAEEYLRWLALGRLYLHNIPNVQVSWLTVGLADGRRGLHFGANDIGSTMIEENVISKAGANHKATEDMLVNVIREEGFTPVKRKADYKRL, from the coding sequence ATGACTACGACTGCAACGATTACTGCAACTGAAACTCAGCCGTTGACCGGTTTGCTCGACCGCATTGCGCGCCGCGAAGCACTGGCCCAAGACGAATGGCTGCGTGTCATCAACGAAGCCGCGACCGAAGAGTTGCGCCGGCTGGCCGATGCTTTGCGCCGCCAATATCACCCTGACAACGTGGTGACTTACGTCGTAGATCGCAACATCAACTATTCGAATGTCTGTTTCTCGGTCTGCAACTTCTGCGCGTTTTACCGCAAGCCCGGCGACAAGGAAGGCTACGTGCTGAGTTACGAAGAGATGTACGAGAAGGTCGAAGAGATGATCGAAATCGGCGGCAGCGGCGTGTTGATGCAGGGCGGCTTGAATCCCGACCTTTCACTCGACTGGTACAAGAACCTGCTGCGCGAATTAAAGACGCGCTATGGCATCCACCTGCACTGCTTTTCGCCGACCGAGATTTATGGGATGGCAAAGACGTTTGGGATGAGTTACGCCGAGGTGATTGCCGAATTGAAAGAAGCTGGGCTGGACAGCATTCCCGGCGGCGGCGGCGAAATTCTGGTAGATGCAATTCGCCGCAAACGTCGCACCGAATGCAACGCGCAGGAATGGCTGGACGCGATGGAAGCCGCGCATCAGGCCGATCTGGCGACGACGGCGACGATGATGATCGGCTACGGCGAAACCCTCGAACAGCGCATCCAGCATTTGGAAAAGCTCTTTCAGTTGCAGCAACGCTCGCTGGACGCGGGCAAAACCGGCTTCGTCTCGTTCATCCCCTGGACGTTCCAGCCCGACAACACACCCATTGGCAAAATCATTCCCGACCGGCTGCCCGCCGAAGAGTATTTGCGCTGGCTGGCGCTGGGCAGACTGTATCTGCACAACATTCCGAACGTGCAGGTATCGTGGCTGACGGTCGGTTTGGCCGATGGACGGCGCGGCTTGCATTTCGGCGCGAACGACATTGGCTCGACCATGATCGAGGAGAACGTGATTTCAAAAGCGGGCGCGAATCACAAAGCGACCGAGGACATGCTGGTCAACGTGATTCGGGAAGAAGGCTTCACGCCGGTGAAACGCAAGGCCGATTACAAGCGACTGTGA